A stretch of the Argentina anserina chromosome 6, drPotAnse1.1, whole genome shotgun sequence genome encodes the following:
- the LOC126798049 gene encoding protein Brevis radix-like 2 has translation MLTCIPCSKQLNNNGSLPHQDDDDDDDGVAATPRTKQALKALTAQIKDMALKASGAYKNCKPCARPCGEQRNRNCADSDTASESGKFHCSYRRTGSANSTPRMWGKEMESRLKALSSGEGTPASASGRTESVVLVEDDEPKEWEAQVEPGVLITFVSLPQGGNDLKRIRFSRELFNKWQAQRWWAENYDKVMELYNVQRFNHQEVPLPTPPRDEDESAKVESSRESPVTPPLSKEHLPRNLHHPMGVGYSSSDSLDHQPMQSRQYCDTSGLASTPKLSSISGVKTESSSIDGSIRSSSEADRSEVSISNASDMETEWVEQDEPGVYITIRALPGGGRELRRVRFSREKFGEMHARLWWEENRARIQEQYL, from the exons ATGCTGACGTGTATTCCCTGCTCCAAGCAGCTCAACAACAATGGATCTCTCCCGCACCaggacgacgacgacgacgacgacggcgTCGCCGCCACTCCAAGGACGAAGCAAGCGCTCAAGGCTCTGACTGCTCAG ATCAAGGATATGGCGCTGAAGGCGTCGGGAGCCTACAAGAACTGCAAACCGTGCGCTCGGCCGTGCGGCGAGCAGCGCAACCGGAACTGCGCGGATTCCGACACGGCGTCGGAGTCGGGGAAGTTCCACTGCTCGTACCGGAGGACGGGGAGCGCGAATTCGACGCCGAGGATGTGGGGGAAGGAGATGGAGAGCAGGCTGAAGGCGCTTTCGAGTGGCGAGGGGACGCCGGCGTCGGCGAGCGGGAGGACGGAGTCGGTGGTGTTGGTGGAGGATGATGAGCCCAAGGAGTGGGAGGCGCAGGTGGAGCCTGGTGTGCTCATCACTTTTGTTTCGCTTCCTCAAGGAGGAAATGATCTCAAGCGCATTCGATTCAG CCGGGAACTGTTCAACAAATGGCAAGCTCAAAGGTGGTGGGCGGAGAATTATGACAAGGTCATGGAATTATACAATGTGCAAAGGTTCAATCACCAGGAAGTCCCACTTCCAACCCCTCCTAGAGATGAAGATGAG AGTGCAAAGGTTGAATCGTCTAGGGAAAGCCCTGTGACTCCCCCATTGAGCAAAGAACACCTACCTCGCAATCTCCACCACCCAATGGGTGTAGGGTACTCTTCATCAGACTCACTTGATCATCAACCAATGCAATCCCGTCAGTACTGTGACACCAGTGGTTTAGCTTCAACACCTAAACTTTCCAGCATAAGTGGAGTCAAAACTGAGTCATCATCAATAGATGGTTCTATAAGGAGTAGTTCAGAGGCAGATCGGTCAGAGGTTTCGATAAGCAACGCCAGTGATATGGAGACGGAATGGGTTGAGCAGGATGAACCGGGAGTGTATATTACTATCAGAGCATTGCCAGGTGGGGGCCGGGAGCTCAGACGTGTCCGGTTCAG CCGAGAAAAGTTTGGTGAAATGCATGCGAGATTGTGGTGGGAAGAGAATAGGGCCAGGATTCAGGAGCAGTACTTATGA